The nucleotide sequence ctgcaacctggccaagataaagcaaagcagttcgacacatacaacaacacagagttacacatgcaataaacaaaacatacagtcaataatacagtagaacaaaagaaagtGAAAAGTTTATATACagcgtgtgcaaatgaggtaagataagggagttaaggcaataaataggccatggtgacggtgtaattacaatatagaaatTAAACATTGGAaaggtagatgtgcagaagatgaatgtgcaagtagagatactggggtgcaaaggagcaagatgaataaataaataacagtttATTATTTAACAGGAGAGGTCGAACCAAAATGTGCTGTTAAAATGagatatatttaaaataaaagcAATGCAATAGAGAAACCCTGCCATGCATCTCTAACCTCCAGGGTGAGGTTACTCTTGGCGGGTCTCCAGTTGTGAATGGGATGCGGAAGCCCCGCCTATTTCGGGATATGACGCGAACCAATGAAAAAGCCCAGTGCGTCATGGAAGAACGTCATATCGTCATCAGACGCCGTAGGGTTGGAATGCCTCTGTGTGAGATCCAGAACAACTcaccaaacatttttttttttacaattgggATATGTGACGGATATGTTTCTTTAAAATGTATAACAATAATTTCCCGACGCTTCAAGAGACTGAGTTGTCTTTCCTTGGactagggagagtgagagagagagtgttgtgaatGCTGCTAAGTCGAATTGCTTTCAACTTATTTATTGAATTGCAGAATAGCAGGCTTGGCACATTATGTTATATCGTTCGTTTGGACCATGGAGCAGTTCAACACGGACCGTTATAATGTGAGTCCTGAATCTCTGGATGTTTGGGCAAGCTAGTCAAGTTGGCTACATTCTTGTCGCCCTGTGTAGCTGGCCAGAACATTGTGATTGTGTGCTGCTGGAGCGTTTAGGCTACAAAGCAAGAAAGTGTCTGCTTCTTTTGTCATACAGGCAGATGAAACACTGAAGATGAACCCGCTAATAGCATAAAGAAATGTAAGGTCCGGGTGCATCTTCAATCCCTAACTTACCAGGAAGGTAGTCTACTCTTTAAGTGCTGGAAGATAGCCACTGTTCACCATAACTATTGACAAGGGAGAAGTAAATGATCATTATACATCGCCCACATGCGCTGGATCAATCGTCGGCTTGGGGAAAGGAATCAGAAGGTGGTGGACGTGTTGAGCGCAAAACCCTTCCTGGCTGGAGGAAGATGGCGCAGCCGTTCAATTGGAAGTAGTGGCGAGAGGAGTGAAACTTCATCGGGGCTCGTTGGATTTACTAGACATCTCGACCCTGATCGAAGGACACATGCAGGCCAAAAAACGGTACTTAATTCTGTCCTCCGCCGGTGCGTGTCTCATTCTGTTGTTGTACTGTGGAGGGATGCAAACCCCGCTATCCAGAAGCAACAACCGGCGTGATGACCGCAGCATCGATGGACACCACGGGAGTCCCCAGTGGCACCACTTCTCTGGGTCCCTGCAGCCGTTCAGCCCCTGGGACCAAATGGAGACCGAGGAGTACAATGTTCACATATCGCCACGACAGAAGAGGGATGTCATTTCGGGAGTTTATAACGGGAAACGTTGCCGGATGGACTTCTGCTTTGATTTTTCCTTGTGCAAAACCAACGGATTTAAAGTTTACGTTTACCCGcaacagaaaggagagaagatGTCCGAGAGTTATCAGAATATTTTATCTTCCATTGAAGCTTCCAGGTTCTATACGTCTGACCCGGGACAGGCTTGTCTGTTTGTCCTGAGTTTGGACACTCTAGACAGGGACATTCTGTCTCCGCAGTATGTTCACAACCTCAGAACTAAAGTCCAGAACTTGCATCTGTGGAATAACGGAAAGAATCACCTCATCTTCAACCTCTATTCGGGAACTTGGCCCGACTACACGGAAGATCTGGGCTTCGACTTTGGACAGGCCATGCTAGCCAAGGCAAGCATAGGCACAGAGAACTTCAGACCCAATTTCGAtgtctccatccctctttttGGGAAAGACCACCCCAGCGCCGGAGGGGAGAGGGGCTATTTAAAATACAACTCTATCCCACCGTACAGGAAATACATGCTTGTGTTCAAAGGGAAACGATACCTCACTGGAATCGGATCAGACACGAGGAATGCATTATATCACGTCCATAACTCTGAGGACGTGGTGCTGCTCACCACATGTAAACACGGGAGAGACTGGCAGAAGCACAAGGATGCCCGCTGTGACCTCGACAACGCCGAATATGACCAGTAAGTACATGACCATtgtcatggtcctgtatagagaGAGGTCTGTTGTCGTTTTTAGATTTTTTCAGTTACTTGTGAGGGTGGCAGTGTGACATCACTCACCAGCCTTGATGTGTGGCTGGCTTGGGACACATCAATGGATCAGTGTTGTCTGAGGTTGTTCGGACCCAAGGGAATTCATTAACTCAGTCGATATATTGAAACAAACCTCATTAATAGAATGGAataacagtggtactgcccagtgtgtttataacagtggtactgcccagtgtgtttataacagtggtactgctcagtgtgtttataacagtggtactgcccagtgtgtttataacagtggtactgcccagtgtgtttataacagtggtactgcccagtgtgtttataacagtggtactgcccagtgtgtttataacagtggtactgcccagtgtgtttataacagtggtactgcccagtgtgtttataacagtggtactgcccagtgtgtttataacagtggtactgctcagtgtgtttataacagtggtactgcccagtgtgtttataacagtggtactgcccagtgtgtttataacagtggtactgcccagtgtgtttataacagtggtactgcccagtgtgtttataacagtggtacttcccagtgtgtttataacagtggtactgcccagtgtgtttataacagtggtactgcccagtgtgtttataacagtggtactgcccagtgtgtttataacagtggtactgcccagtgtgtttataacagtggtactgcccagtgtgtttataacagtggtactgcccagtgtgtttataacagtggtactgcccagtgtgtttataacagtggtattgcccagtgtgtttataacagtggtactgcccagtgtgtttataacagtggtactgcccagtgtgtttatagcagtggtactgcccagtgtgtttataacagtggtactgcccagtgtgtttataacagtgtgtttataacagtggtactgcccagcgtgtttataacagtggtactgcccagcgtgtttataacagtggtactgcccagcgtgtttataacagtggtactgcccagcgtgtttataacagtggtactgcccagcgtgtttataacagtggtactgcccagcgtgtttataacagtggtactgcccagcgtgtttataacagtggtactgcccagcgtgtttataacagtggtactgcccagcgtgtttataacagtggtactgcccagtgtgtttataacagtggtactgcccagcatgtttataacagtggtactgcccagcgtgtttataacagtggtactgcccagcgtgtttataacagtggtactgcccagcgtgtttataacagtggtactgcccagtgtgtttataacagtggtactgcccagtgtgtttataacagtggtactgcccagtgtgtttataacagtggtactgcccagtgtgtttataacagtggtactgcccagtgtgtttatagcagtggtactgcccagtgtgtttatagcagtggtactgcccagtgtgtttatagcagtggtactgcccagtgtgtttataacagtggtactgcccagTGTGTTTATAGCAGTGGTACTGCCCAGGTCCCTGGCATTAAAACCGTCTGAATAAACTGACCCGGTCTCTGTTTAGTCAGTGGGCTCCCTGTCCTCCAGACCCTGCAGTACTGTTGTTACTCTGACTGTGGCTCAGCTGGCACACGTTCATCAGGGCACAACGTTTTGAAACCTCTCCACTTTAAAACAAAACAAGCTCTTCTCATTGGACAATGTCCTCTTAGTCCCCCCCGGCCTGTTTTGAGTCTTGTTTTCATTGCGTTTTTattgcctaatgaacacaaccctgcccTGTGTGTTGGACTGTGGCTCATTGATGGGTTAGTGGGGTAGTCTGGGTACATTGCCCCGGTGACAGCAGGGAAAGCCTACCTCCCACTGTTGACTCAGTCACTTCCCAGCAGCAGGACCCCACTCTGTAGCTTGCATCCCAatttggctccctattccctagttagtgcactagttttgaccagggctgataggtctctggccaaaagtagtgcactatatagggaatagggagccatttgggatgcagacaatgGCCCCTGGAATGTGTCCTGTTTAAACTTCCTGACTGTGGTGGCGCTGTGTGTGGATGGTGCTGGGTGGCTTAGAGCTCTCCTACCCCAGCACGTCGGGCCCCGACAGGATACGTCGGGTTAGGGCCGATGTAACTAGGGTACGGGCCTGTttactttcatcagtaactagggccgggcctgtttactttcatcagtaactagggccgggcctgtttactttcatcagtaactagggccgggcctgtttactttcatcagtaactagggccgggcctgttttctttcatcagtaactagggccgggcctgtttactttcatcagtaactagggccgggcctgtttactttcatcagtaactagggccgggccgggcctgttttctttcatcagtaactagggccgggcctgttttctttcatcagtaactaggggccgggcctgtttactttcatcagtaactaggggccgggcctgttttctttcatcagtaactaggggccgggcctgttttctttcatcagtaactagggccgggcctgtttactttcatcagtaactaggggccgggcctgtttactttcatcagtaactagggccgggcctgtttactttcatcagtaactagggccgggcctgttttctttcatcagtaactagggccgggcctgtttactttcatcagtaactagggccgggcctgtttactttcatcagtaactagggccgggccgggcctgttttctttcatcagtaactagggccgggcctgttttctttcatcagtaactaggggccgggcctgtttactttcatcagtaactaggggccgggcctgttttctttcatcagtaactaggggccgggcctgttttctttcatcagtaactaggggcctggcctgttttctttcatcagtaactaggggccgggcctgttttctttcatcagtaactagggccgggccggccctgttttctttcatcagtaactaggggccaggcctgtttactttcatcagtaactagggccgtgcctgtttactttcatcagtaactagggccgggcctgttttctttcatcagtaactagggccgggcctgttttctttcatcagtaactaggggccgggcctgtttactttcatcagtaactaggggccgggcctgttttctttcatcagtaactaggggccgggcctgttttctttcatcagtaactaggggccgggcctgttttctttcatcagtaactagggccgggccggccctgttttctttcatcagtaactaggggccaggcctgtttactttcatcagtaactagggccgtgcctgtttactttcatcagtaactagggccgggcctgtttactttcatcagtaactagggccgtgcctgtttactttcatcagtaactagggccaGGCCTGTTgtctttcatcagtaactaggggccaggcctgtttactttcatcagtaactaggggccgggcctgtttactttcatcagtaactaggggccggggtttactttcatcagtaactagggcctgttttctttcatcagtaactagggccgggcctgtttactttcatcagtaactagggccgggcctgtttactttcatcagtaactaggggccgggcctgtttactttcatcagtaactagggtatgggcctgttttctttcatcagtaactagggtatgggcctgttttctttcatcagtaactagggccgggccgggcctgttttctttcatcagtaactagggccgggcctgtttactttcatcagtaactagtgCCGGGCCGGGCCTGttttctttcatcagtaactaaGGTACGGGCCTGttttctttcatcagtaactaggggccgGACCTGTTgtctttcatcagtaactaggggccgGACCTGTTgtctttcatcagtaactagggccaGGCCTGTTgtctttcatcagtaactagggccaGGCCTGTTgtctttcatcagtaactagggtaCGGGCCTGTTtcctttcatcagtaactagggtaCGGGCCTGTTtcctttcatcagtaactagggccgggcctgttttctttcatcagtaactagggccgggcctgttttctttcatcagtaactaggggccAGACCTGTTTACTTTCATCAGTAACTCGGGTACGGGCCTGTttactttcatcagtaactagggtacgggcctgtttactttcatcagtaactaggggctgggcctgtttactttcatcagtaactagggccggGCCAGGCCTGTTTTCTTTCATCATTAACTAAGGTACGGGCCTGttttctttcatcagtaactagggtaTGGGCCTGTTTTctctcatcagtaactagggtacgggcctgttttctttcatcagtaactagggccggGCCGGGCCTCttttctttcatcagtaactagggccggGCCTGTTGTCTTTCATCAGTAACTCGGGGCCTGGCTTGGGGAACCCAAACATTTCTTAAGCTGAGACATTTCCGGTCCCGTCATGTCGGACTAAGATCATAACGTGGTGTCAGAGGTCCTTCAACCTCGTCAAATATAAAACACCACAGATTTTTTATTTCACACCAACTAATAATGTTCCTGGAGTTTTGTCAGAGTTTTTAGAGTGACAACGTAACCAACTGCTCTCATGTCTCTTCATTGAGCAGAGCCGTTGCTATGGATACTCAGAGCGCCATGAGCAGAGTGCATGCAGAGCGAGTGGCGCAGGGAGCGAGTCACAGACTGACAGAAGCAGCTCATGGATTTACACACGGAAGGAACTTATTTCGGACAGGGCCGGGGGTTTAAATTTGGCAGAAGCAATGGAGCCTGGATAGTGTAGGGCTTGGGTAGGATTCAGGCTTAAAATACATGCAGGGCGCTAGTgtggggctgttactgtgtggtgtggggctgtttctgtgtggggctgttactgtgtggggctgttactgtgtggtgtggggctgtttctgtgtggggctgttactgtgtggggctgttactgtgtggggctgttactgtgttgggctgttactgtgtggggctgttactgtgtggggctgttactgtgtggggctgttactgtggggctgttactgtgtggggctgttactgtgtggggctgttactgtggggctgttactgtgtggggctgttactgtgtggtgtggggctgtttctgtgtggggctgttactgtgtggggctgttactgtgtggtgtggggctgtttctgtgtggggctgttactgtgtggggctgttactgtgtggggctgttactgtgttgggctgttactgtgtggggctgttactgtgtggggctgttactgtgtggggctgttactgtggggctgttactgtgtggggctgttactgtgtggggctgttactgtggggctgtttctgtgtggtgtggggctgtttctgtgtggtgtggggctgtgtgtgtgtggggctgttactgtgtgtggctgttactgtgtggggctgtttctgtgtggtgtggggctgttactgtgtggggctgttactgtgtgtggctgttactgtgtggggctgtttctgtgtggtgtggggctgttactgtgtggggctgttactgtgtggggCTTTTTCTGTgtggggctgttactgtgtggggctgttactgtgtggggctgttactgtgtggtgtggggctgttactgtgtgtgtgtggggctgttactgtgtggggctgtttctgtggggctgtttctgtgtggtgtggggctgtgtgtgtgtggtgtggggctgtttctgtgtggtgtggggctgtgtgtgtgtggtgtggggctgtttctgtgtggtgtggggctgtttctgtgtggtgtggggctgtttctgtgtggtgtggggctgtttctgtgtggtgtggggctgtttctgtgtggtgtggggctgtgtgtgtgtggtgtggggctgtgtgtgtgtggtgtggggctgtTTCTGTGTGCCGTGGGGCTGTGTGACCCCCCACTATCAACCCTTCCTTCACAGGAAGGAACGTTGTCTGCCCTTTATGGATCAGCTGAGGACCTACTATGGCTTCTGTCCACACAGATGAGCCGCCAACAGGAACATCTA is from Oncorhynchus gorbuscha isolate QuinsamMale2020 ecotype Even-year unplaced genomic scaffold, OgorEven_v1.0 Un_scaffold_1514, whole genome shotgun sequence and encodes:
- the LOC124023153 gene encoding exostosin-1-like — protein: MQAKKRYLILSSAGACLILLLYCGGMQTPLSRSNNRRDDRSIDGHHGSPQWHHFSGSLQPFSPWDQMETEEYNVHISPRQKRDVISGVYNGKRCRMDFCFDFSLCKTNGFKVYVYPQQKGEKMSESYQNILSSIEASRFYTSDPGQACLFVLSLDTLDRDILSPQYVHNLRTKVQNLHLWNNGKNHLIFNLYSGTWPDYTEDLGFDFGQAMLAKASIGTENFRPNFDVSIPLFGKDHPSAGGERGYLKYNSIPPYRKYMLVFKGKRYLTGIGSDTRNALYHVHNSEDVVLLTTCKHGRDWQKHKDARCDLDNAEYDQ